One Prevotella sp. E2-28 genomic window, CAATTTGATACAGTAAGGATGCACATTAAACGTATTGCTCTCTTCTCGCCAATAGCTCTGATATGTCATTCGAATCACATTATTCTTTTTCATGGCATCAATTATCGTTGAAAGATAACCCTGCCCAGAAGGTATCTCTTCCAACAATATTCTTTCCTTCAGATTCTGGTTATCTATAAGCAAATTGCTTACAGATATAGTATTGAGTAACCAACTGCGTAAACTCCCGCTTTTAATTTCATCAGCATTCTCAATATAGTAGTGGTATCCACCCTTGCGTTCACATTCAATAACCAGCCCAAACATTTCCTCTGCAGCAATGCGCCACTTATGGAAAGTGCGAAGTGCAAGTTCAACGCCTTCGCTCATATCATTGTCAAGCCACTTTTCGTTGATTTCTTCAAATGTTATACGTTTAGCCTTGTAGATGGTTTCTACAAGCCAAACATATTTATTTAACAGATTCTTTGCCATAATAAAACAATTATGGTGCAAATATACAAAAAAGATATGTAAAAACAAGGCACAACTTTGAAAATCATCAATATAAATGTTCATTATTGGCAGTTTAAGACTTAATGAACGTTAATTTTATGGGGAAAAGGTTAAGCTACGTGAACACTCTGCGGTGTGTCCGAACACAATTCTGTGTTAAAATTTCGGATTCGTATAGATAATTATGCAAACCAGAAAGATTGAACAACTAATGAGGCAGAATCATAATAAATAATATACAATGAATAAGAAAAAATGTCGTAAAGACTACACGCCCCAAAACCATCCTTCAAAATACATCACATGCAGATGCGCGTCATTTAAAGTTGAATGGGTTCAGCGACATAGCTGCGTATGGTCTCATAAACCAGATAAGCATGGTCGTACAAGAGTTGCTGGCATCGTGAGACAGAAAGCAAAAGAGGAAATTCGGGAAGAAATAAAAAGAGAAATAAAAGACCTTTTATGAAGAAAAGTTTTTTTGAGAACAAGTTATCAGAATTATTTCGTATATTTGCACCAAAAAACAAAATGGAACCTTTATTTCAGGATATATAACACCAGATTATTAACATAGAAGTTGTGCACGACACGAACTTAGTGTGGAAACGTATGATAGGAATGGCAAAACAACAAGGAACAAATGTTATGGTTTATAGTGAAACTGGCAGTTTTATGTTTAACAAAACTGGCACTCTTGTTGGCTATACATCAAATACTGTTACCGTGAAGCAAGGTGCAACGACCTATGTCTATGGTAATCATGGTGAGATTAAGTTTACCAAATAAAACTGGCGACCTATGGCTATTATTAGAAAAAGTGCAGTTAGTGAGCGTATTAATAACCCTTTAAATATTAAGATTCATCGCGGCACCCACCAGATAGGTGGTTGCGTCACAGAATACGAGTATAATGGCTGGCATTTGTTTGTCGATTATGGCGAAGAACTGCCTGGTGGTCCAAAGTCTGGCGACTTACAGGTTGAAGGCTTAACGCATGGCGACCTTTCGAAGAGTGCGTTACTCATCACGCACTATCATGGCGATCACATCGGTAGTATCCCCAAACTGCCTAAAGAACTTCCAATATTCATGGGTAGTGTGGGACGTGAAATACAGAGACTTCTTTCTAATCGCCTAAAATCAATCTCAACCACTCACAAGGAGATGCTGTTTCGTTTAGAGGATGTTCGAACTTTTGAGGCAGGCAAAAGCTTTGCTTTCGGGCCTTTTACCATTATGCCTATCGTCATGGACCATTCTGCTTTCGATGCATATGCCTTTAGAATTGAGGGCGGCGGTGTAATTGCATTCCATACAGGAGACTTCCGTACACACGGATTTCGCAGCAAAAAATTGCCTGAAGTCATCAAAAAATATGTTGGAGAGGTCAATTATGTGGTCTGCGAAGGTACTAATGTATCTCGCCCCACTGCCGCCAGTCTGCCTGAGCATGAGCTTCAGAAACAGTTCAAGAAGGCGTTTGCTGAGCACAAGAGCAATATCGTTTATGTCTCTTCTACCAATGTCGACCGTCTTTTCGCCCTGTATCATGCAGCGGTAGCAACTGGGCGTAAATTCATTGTAGACAATTACCAGATGAGTATCATGAAAGAAGTCATAAAACGTGATTCTCTTTGGGGCAAGTCAAAACTTTATAATTTCAAAGAAGAGTCCATGCCGATTGTGC contains:
- a CDS encoding YafY family protein, with translation MAKNLLNKYVWLVETIYKAKRITFEEINEKWLDNDMSEGVELALRTFHKWRIAAEEMFGLVIECERKGGYHYYIENADEIKSGSLRSWLLNTISVSNLLIDNQNLKERILLEEIPSGQGYLSTIIDAMKKNNVIRMTYQSYWREESNTFNVHPYCIKLFKQRWYMLAWNPYYQRLMIYAVDRIYDMNILKDQKYKMPEDFVPSEFFDSFYGIIANSQPKVEKVILKVSAGQANYMRSLPLHWTQEEIKRSDEYSLFELRICPEFDFQQEVLAKGEDFEVLEPIWLRKELAGKIKRMWNKYKED
- a CDS encoding MBL fold metallo-hydrolase, encoding MAIIRKSAVSERINNPLNIKIHRGTHQIGGCVTEYEYNGWHLFVDYGEELPGGPKSGDLQVEGLTHGDLSKSALLITHYHGDHIGSIPKLPKELPIFMGSVGREIQRLLSNRLKSISTTHKEMLFRLEDVRTFEAGKSFAFGPFTIMPIVMDHSAFDAYAFRIEGGGVIAFHTGDFRTHGFRSKKLPEVIKKYVGEVNYVVCEGTNVSRPTAASLPEHELQKQFKKAFAEHKSNIVYVSSTNVDRLFALYHAAVATGRKFIVDNYQMSIMKEVIKRDSLWGKSKLYNFKEESMPIVLQFEEGEFRANDKFKWLLDQVGYVLIARANPLFDDFIERIPGEKQKYLSMWKGYVDPKNEAYNESMASSVGKDFLYMHTSGHCDMDSLNELFQMLYPRAIIPIHTDNPEAFAQLFRKEWPIIVLNDGDSMSPFTDSYVDSKYAMVVSGRKKKCIGYFKSDEQARFALAHTVFGSTNKTRYEIIEEEDMADYKSEEGFLSSLKVTK